From Glycine max cultivar Williams 82 chromosome 11, Glycine_max_v4.0, whole genome shotgun sequence, the proteins below share one genomic window:
- the LOC100812718 gene encoding uncharacterized protein isoform X4: protein MYLRRIQCRDRTWALVLQPLKYFFRPRFSDQRCFQSLSPKTTVKEYASHGRIIRKHLLGLDSCRHTSSRNSFTVPDRRPSLCLNSTQLRAYSSESDGRNASEDKHAHVNDGANFDKGRKQDKFGKDVKYSNSHARLGEQEQEEWLNNEKLSIESKRRESPFLTRRDKFKKEFMRRIIPWEMINISWDTFPYHIHENTKNLLVECAASHLRHNKLASSFGSRLSSSSGRILLQSIPGTELYRERLVRALAQDLQVPLLVLDNSILAPYDIDDDLSSDYESDEDNAESGEEGSLESENEDDNDATNEEEWASSTEAKSDASDNEDAIAAAEAHLKKEVSGESENSESSKSNDVKSSNESGCQLRKGDRVKYIGPSVKVTDEDRPLTKGQRGEVYEVNGDRVAVILDINEDRVNKGEVENLNDDHTKPPIYWIHVKDIENDLDAQSQDCYIAVEALCEVLHHRQPLIVYFPDSSQWLHKAVPKSNRNEFFHKVEEMFDRLSGPIVFICGQNKVQSGSKEKEEFTMILPNFGRVAKLPLSLKRLTEGIKGDKTSEDDEINKLFSNVLSMHPPKDENLLATFKKQLEEDKKIVTSRSNLNVLRKVLEEHQLSCMDLLHVNTDGIFLTKHKAEKVVGWAKNHYLSSCLLPSVKGERLCLPRESLEIAVSRLKGQETMSRKPSQSLKNLAKDEFESNFISAVVPPGEIGVKFDDIGALEDVKKALNELVILPMRRPELFSRGNLLRPCKGILLFGPPGTGKTLLAKALATEAGANFISITGSTLTSKWFGDAEKLTKALFSFASKLAPVIVFVDEVDSLLGARGGAFEHEATRRMRNEFMAAWDGLRSKENQRILILGATNRPFDLDDAVIRRLPRRIYVDLPDAENRMKILRIFLAQENLNSDFQFDKLANLTDGYSGSDLKNLCIAAAYRPVQELLEEEKKGASNDTTSILRPLNLDDFIQAKSKVGPSVAYDATSMNELRKWNEMYGEGGSRTKAPFGFGT from the exons ATGTACTTGAGGAGAATACAATGCAGAGATCGGACATGGGCTTTGGTGTTGCAGCCATTGAAATACTTTTTTAGGCCAAGATTCTCTGATCAACGATGTTTTCAATCTTTGTCCCCTAAGACCACTGTGAAAGAATATGCTTCACACGGAAGGATCATCAGAAAACATCTTTTAGGTTTAGATTCATGCAGGCATACTTCATCTAGAAATAGTTTCACCGTTCCGGACAGAAGGCCTAGTTTATGTCTAAACAGTACTCAGTTACGTGCCTATAGTTCTGAAAGTGATGGAAGAAATGCAAGTGAGGATAAGCATGCACATGTTAATGATGGAGCTAATTTTGATAAAGGACGGAAACAAGACAAGTTTGGGAAAGATGTCAAGTACAGCAATTCACATGCTCGACTTGGAGAACAGGAACAAGAGGAATGGCTTAATAATGAGAAGCTTTCTATAGAAAGTAAAAGGAGAGAATCACCATTTTTGACAAGAAGGGATAAGTTTAAAAAAGAGTTTATGAGAAGAATTATTCCTTGGGAGATGATAAACATTTCCTGGGACACATTTCCTTATCACATTCA TGAGAATACCAAAAATCTTCTGGTGGAATGTGCTGCTTCCCATTTGAGACATAATAAGCTTGCTTCATCTTTTGGCAGTCGCCTCTCATCTTCAAGTGGGAGAATATTGCTTCAGAGCATTCCTG GAACTGAGCTGTATCGAGAGAGATTGGTTAGGGCTCTTGCACAAGATTTACAAGTTCCTCTGTTAGTGCTTGATAACAGCATTCTTGCTCCTTAT GATATTGATGATGATTTATCATCAGATTATGAGTCTGATGAGGATAATGCAGAGTCTGGGGAGGAGGGCTCTTTGGAATCAGAGAATGAGGATGATAATGATGCTACAAATGAAGAAGAGTGGGCTAGCAGTACCGAGGCAAAGTCAGATGCAAGTGATAATGAAGATGCAATAGCGGCTGCTGAGGCACACCTTAAGAAG GAAGTGTCTGGTGAATCTGAGAATTCTGAGTCATCCAAGTCTAATGATGTCAAATCTTCTAATGAATCTGGATGCCAGCTAAGAAAAG GTGACCGTGTGAAGTACATTGGGCCATCTGTTAAAGTTACAGATGAGGATAG GCCTTTAACTAAAGGTCAGAGAGGAGAGGTATATGAGGTTAATGGAGATCGAGTTGCTGTCATCTTGGATATTAATGAAGATAGGGTCAATAAGGGCGAGGTGGAGAATCTTAATGATGATCATACAAAACCCCCAATTTATTGGATACATG TTAAGGACATTGAGAATGATCTTGATGCTCAATCACAGGATTGCTACATAGCAGTGGAGGCTTTATGTGAG GTTTTGCATCACAGACAGCCTCTTATTGTCTATTTTCCGGACAGTTCACAATGGTTACATAAAGCCGTTCCTAAGTCAAACAGAAATGAGTTTTTTCATAAGGTTGAGGAGATGTTTGACCGGTTATCTGGCCCTATAGTATTCATTTGTGGGCAAAACAAAGTTCAGTCAggatcaaaggagaaagaagaattc ACAATGATTCTTCCAAACTTTGGACGTGTTGCTAAGCTG CCTCTTTCTCTGAAGCGTTTGACTGAGGGAATTAAAGGGGACAAGACATCAGAAGATGATGAAATTAACAAGCTCTTCTCCAATGTTTTGAGTATGCATCCACCTAAG GATGAGAATCTGCTGGCAACATTTAAGAAACAACTTGAGGAAGATAAGAAAATTGTGACTTCACGTAGTAATTTGAATGTATTACGGAAG GTTCTCGAAGAACATCAGCTATCATGCATGGACCTTTTGCATGTAAATACTGATGGCATCTTTTTGACAAAGCATA AAGCTGAAAAAGTGGTAGGCTGGGCAAAAAATCATTACTTGTCATCATGCTTGCTTCCTTCTGTTAAAGGAGAAAGATTGTGCCTACCTCGTGAAAG TCTTGAAATTGCAGTCTCAAGATTGAAGGGCCAGGAAACTATGTCACGGAAGCCTTCTCAAAGCCTCAag AACCTTGCAAAGGATGAGTTTGAGAGCAATTTCATTTCAGCTGTAGTACCTCCTGGTGAAATTGGGGTGAAGTTTGATGACATAGGTGCTCTTGAAGATGTGAAAAAGGCACTTAATGAACTTGTTATTCTTCCAATGAGAAGGCCAGAGCTTTTCTCTCGTGGGAATCTGTTACGG CCCTGTAAAGGAATATTACTTTTTGGTCCTCCTGGCACTGGGAAAACCCTTCTGGCCAAGGCACTTGCAACCGAAGCTGGTGCAAATTTTATCAGCATAACTGGTTCGACCCTTACTTCAAAG TGGTTTGGAGATGCTGAAAAACTAACCAAAGCGCTTTTCTCATTTGCCAGCAAGCTTGCTCCTGTCATTGTATTTGTCGATGAA GTTGACAGTCTGCTTGGAGCTCGAGGTGGTGCTTTTGAGCATGAGGCCACTAGAAGAATGAGGAACGAGTTCATGGCAGCTTGGGATGGATTGAGGTCAAAAGAAAACCAAAGAATCCTTATTCTGGGTGCAACTAACCGGCCATTTGACCTTGATGATGCTGTTATTCGTCGTTTACCAAGAAG GATATATGTTGATTTACCAGATGCTGAAAATCGAATGAAGATTTTAAGAATCTTTCTTGCACAAGAAAATTTGAATTCTGATTTTCAGTTTGACAAACTTGCTAACTTGACTGATGGATACTCTGGCAGTGATTTGAAG AACCTCTGTATTGCTGCGGCATATAGACCTGTTCAAGAACtcttagaggaagaaaagaag GGAGCCAGTAATGATACAACTTCGATACTAAGGCCTCTTAATTTGGATGATTTTATTCAGGCAAAATCCAAG GTGGGTCCATCAGTTGCATATGATGCAACAAGCATGAATGAGTTGAGGAAGTGGAACGAAATGTACGGAGAAGGCGGTAGTAGAACAAAAGCGCCGTTTGGATTTGGGACCTGA